The proteins below are encoded in one region of Deltaproteobacteria bacterium:
- a CDS encoding VCBS repeat-containing protein translates to MLHLGRALLLLIVIARATRADGAELQVVAVSPAPNAIAPATTLVRIDFDRPLDPTTVSADTVRVFGRGTGTAGGTRVLSNGDQTLTFTPTAPFSAGEIVLVNLSRALAGADGSPLRAAGWAFEITIATAPTTRSFTRIDTISNRSSPGVATRIYGAQATDLNHDGFLDLATVNEVSADVRVALNRGDGTGAFHAFLAPAPIALESSPNEPADFDNDGHTDGCFSAASGRAVTVLMGKGDGTYGTPRTIDLGGQPHGIAVLDVDGDADLDVVVADRQRSMLALLVNDGAGTFAAPAFFDGAVDGEYGLAAGDMNADGIVDLVVGGRDSRSIATLLGNGDGTFTAATPQDSGGNTWVVTLGDVNGDGHLDATTANSSSNNGAVLLGDGAGGFAAPVVTTTGAHTPSTDLGDLDGDGDLDWVLSVFGGGFWRVYLNDGHGAFTFERQIDAPSNPSCAVLFDFDDDGDLDLALTDEVADVILLERNGGSVKPTATPQCAATPRPCRTPAVAGKAALAISDAATAQRDAFAWSWTKGSATTVADFGDPATTDAFDLCVYDAGALVMSATAPPAGLCPKRPCWKPRKNGLDYADRARTPNGLQSITLRAGGTGKARIAVRAKGEHLTLPAPSGLAGPLEVQLQRPTGPCFGARYPTPFKKQSPKKLTAKSG, encoded by the coding sequence ATGCTGCACCTCGGTCGGGCGCTCCTGCTCCTCATCGTCATCGCGCGCGCCACGCGTGCGGACGGCGCCGAGCTGCAGGTCGTCGCCGTGAGCCCCGCGCCCAACGCCATCGCGCCCGCGACGACGCTCGTCCGCATCGACTTCGACCGCCCGCTCGACCCGACGACCGTCTCCGCCGATACGGTGCGCGTCTTCGGCCGCGGCACCGGCACCGCCGGTGGCACGCGCGTCCTCTCGAACGGCGACCAGACCCTCACCTTCACCCCGACCGCGCCGTTCTCCGCGGGCGAGATCGTGCTCGTGAACCTGTCGCGCGCGCTCGCCGGCGCCGACGGGTCGCCGCTCCGCGCCGCCGGGTGGGCCTTCGAGATCACGATCGCGACCGCGCCGACCACGCGCAGCTTCACGCGCATCGACACGATCTCGAACCGCTCGAGCCCGGGCGTCGCGACCCGCATCTACGGCGCCCAGGCGACCGACCTGAACCACGACGGCTTCCTCGACCTCGCGACCGTGAACGAAGTGAGCGCCGACGTCCGCGTCGCGCTGAATCGCGGCGACGGCACCGGCGCGTTCCACGCGTTCCTCGCGCCCGCGCCGATCGCGCTCGAATCGAGCCCGAACGAGCCGGCAGACTTCGACAACGACGGCCACACCGACGGCTGCTTCTCCGCCGCGAGCGGGCGGGCGGTGACCGTCCTGATGGGCAAGGGCGACGGCACCTACGGGACGCCGCGCACGATCGACCTCGGCGGGCAACCGCACGGCATCGCGGTCCTCGACGTCGACGGCGACGCCGACCTCGACGTCGTCGTAGCCGACCGTCAGCGCAGCATGCTCGCGCTCCTCGTGAACGACGGCGCCGGGACGTTCGCCGCGCCCGCGTTCTTCGACGGCGCCGTCGACGGCGAGTACGGCCTCGCGGCCGGCGACATGAACGCCGACGGCATCGTCGACCTGGTCGTCGGCGGCCGCGACAGCCGGAGCATCGCGACGCTGCTCGGCAACGGCGACGGCACGTTCACCGCCGCGACGCCGCAGGACTCCGGCGGCAACACCTGGGTCGTCACGCTCGGCGACGTGAACGGCGACGGCCACCTCGACGCCACGACCGCGAACTCCAGCAGCAACAACGGCGCCGTCCTCCTCGGCGACGGCGCCGGCGGCTTCGCGGCGCCGGTCGTCACGACGACCGGCGCGCACACCCCGTCGACAGACCTCGGCGATCTCGACGGCGACGGCGACCTCGACTGGGTGCTCTCGGTCTTCGGCGGCGGCTTCTGGCGCGTGTACCTGAACGACGGTCACGGCGCCTTCACGTTCGAGCGCCAGATCGACGCCCCGAGCAATCCCTCGTGCGCGGTCCTCTTCGACTTCGACGACGACGGCGACCTCGACCTGGCCCTCACGGACGAGGTCGCCGACGTGATCCTCCTCGAGCGGAACGGCGGCAGCGTCAAGCCGACCGCCACGCCGCAGTGCGCCGCGACGCCGCGTCCGTGCCGCACGCCGGCGGTCGCCGGCAAGGCCGCCCTCGCCATCAGCGACGCGGCGACCGCCCAACGCGACGCCTTCGCCTGGTCGTGGACGAAGGGTTCCGCCACGACGGTCGCCGACTTCGGCGACCCCGCGACCACCGACGCGTTCGACCTCTGCGTCTACGACGCCGGCGCCCTCGTCATGAGCGCCACCGCCCCGCCCGCCGGCCTGTGCCCCAAGCGCCCCTGCTGGAAACCCCGCAAGAACGGCCTGGACTACGCCGATCGCGCCCGCACCCCGAACGGCCTCCAGTCCATCACCCTGCGAGCCGGAGGGACCGGCAAAGCGCGTATCGCCGTACGCGCGAAGGGCGAGCACCTGACGCTCCCCGCGCCGAGCGGCCTCGCCGGTCCGCTCGAGGTCCAACTCCAGCGCCCGACCGGCCCCTGCTTCGGCGCCCGCTACCCCACCCCCTTCAAGAAGCAGTCCCCCAAGAAGCTGACCGCCAAGTCCGGCTGA